One part of the Arachidicoccus terrestris genome encodes these proteins:
- a CDS encoding MlaE family ABC transporter permease yields the protein MVMLKNMFTVPDNFRMFRKQFFDQCKFIGLEALPVICIISIFLGMVMTLQVAYMLTNPIVPRSVIATVVRDSMMLEIAPTGICCILAGVVGFKITSEVGYMRLYEQLDAMEIMGVQTLNYMLFPRILAAMLTIPCLIIFSLTLSMFGGYLVALFSANIPTAYYLTGLTTEFNPYEVAVAGVKTFTYAFVISSVAFYLGYYFRGGTVELSRTSTRSVTLNCVIILTLDYLITSLML from the coding sequence ATGGTTATGTTGAAAAACATGTTCACTGTTCCCGACAATTTCCGGATGTTCAGGAAACAATTTTTTGATCAATGCAAGTTTATCGGACTAGAGGCTTTACCAGTGATTTGTATTATTTCTATCTTTTTGGGGATGGTAATGACCCTTCAGGTAGCGTATATGTTGACTAATCCCATTGTTCCGCGTTCGGTAATTGCTACGGTTGTACGTGATTCGATGATGCTGGAGATTGCGCCGACCGGGATCTGTTGTATACTGGCCGGTGTGGTGGGGTTTAAGATCACTTCTGAGGTCGGGTACATGCGGCTATATGAACAACTGGATGCCATGGAAATTATGGGGGTGCAAACGCTTAATTATATGCTTTTCCCCAGAATACTGGCGGCTATGCTAACGATCCCCTGTCTGATTATCTTCTCATTGACTCTAAGCATGTTTGGGGGATATCTGGTCGCACTCTTTTCTGCTAATATTCCAACTGCTTATTACCTGACAGGATTAACCACTGAATTTAATCCCTATGAAGTCGCAGTGGCAGGGGTTAAGACTTTCACTTATGCTTTTGTTATCTCAAGTGTTGCCTTTTATTTGGGATATTATTTTAGAGGCGGCACGGTCGAGCTGAGCCGTACTTCTACACGTTCCGTGACACTTAACTGTGTGATTATTCTTACGCTGGATTATCTGATTACCAGCTTGATGCTCTAA
- a CDS encoding 2Fe-2S iron-sulfur cluster-binding protein, protein MSMVKFTVEDRDGSKQELEAPDDMGLSLMETLKAFEYNIMATCGGMALCATCHVKFSKGQDQLPEKNDAEMDMLDTLPDADDTSRLACQLRLDDHLEGTEFKICGDLE, encoded by the coding sequence ATGAGTATGGTAAAATTTACAGTAGAAGACCGCGATGGTTCAAAACAGGAGCTGGAAGCGCCCGATGATATGGGGCTCAGTCTTATGGAGACGTTGAAGGCCTTTGAATATAATATTATGGCTACCTGTGGCGGTATGGCGCTTTGCGCCACCTGCCATGTTAAGTTTAGCAAAGGTCAGGACCAACTGCCGGAGAAAAACGATGCGGAAATGGACATGCTGGACACCCTGCCGGATGCAGATGATACCAGCCGACTGGCCTGCCAGCTCCGCCTGGATGATCACCTGGAGGGAACGGAATTTAAAATCTGCGGGGATTTGGAATAA
- a CDS encoding NAD(P)/FAD-dependent oxidoreductase: MITTDICIVGAGPVGLFSVFEAGLLKMRCHLVDALPQVGGQLSEIYPHKPIYDIPGFPSVNAQELVDNLMEQIAPFHPTMTLGERVETIERQEDQSFIVGTNEGTTIACKVIVIAGGLGCFEPRKPAIERLEEFEHGKGVAYMVKNPELFRDKEIVLAGGGDSALDWTIYLSNISKRVTLVHRGETFRGAPDSAEKVFNLAKEGKIDLILKANLKKIDGNGSLKAVFYEDADKNEQTIKADYLIPLFGLSPKLGPIADWELEIEKAQIKVDTTDYSTNVLGIYAIGDINTYPGKLKLILCGFHEGAIMMQSAFKHVFPDKHLSFKYTTVNGVHEF, translated from the coding sequence ATGATAACCACTGATATATGTATAGTTGGCGCTGGCCCGGTCGGACTTTTCTCCGTTTTTGAAGCCGGACTTCTGAAAATGCGCTGTCATTTAGTTGATGCGCTTCCGCAGGTTGGAGGCCAATTATCAGAAATCTATCCCCATAAACCTATATATGATATTCCAGGATTTCCTTCAGTCAACGCACAGGAATTGGTGGATAATCTGATGGAACAGATTGCCCCTTTTCATCCGACCATGACCTTGGGGGAACGTGTTGAAACTATTGAACGACAAGAAGATCAGTCCTTTATTGTAGGAACCAATGAAGGGACGACTATAGCTTGTAAGGTGATTGTTATTGCTGGTGGTTTGGGCTGCTTTGAACCACGCAAACCGGCGATTGAGCGTCTGGAAGAATTTGAGCACGGCAAAGGCGTTGCCTATATGGTGAAAAATCCTGAGTTATTCAGGGATAAAGAAATTGTCCTGGCAGGTGGCGGAGACTCCGCACTTGACTGGACGATCTACTTATCGAATATCTCTAAAAGAGTGACCCTGGTGCATCGCGGGGAGACTTTCCGTGGCGCGCCCGATTCAGCAGAGAAGGTGTTTAACTTGGCTAAGGAAGGTAAGATCGATTTGATTTTAAAGGCTAATCTCAAGAAAATTGATGGTAACGGATCATTAAAGGCAGTCTTCTATGAAGATGCTGATAAAAATGAACAAACCATTAAGGCTGATTACCTGATTCCTTTATTTGGTCTGAGCCCTAAACTGGGACCCATTGCGGATTGGGAACTGGAAATTGAGAAGGCGCAGATTAAAGTTGACACGACAGATTATTCCACAAATGTATTAGGTATCTATGCCATCGGAGATATCAATACCTATCCTGGCAAATTAAAGCTAATCCTGTGTGGCTTCCACGAAGGCGCGATTATGATGCAGAGTGCTTTCAAGCATGTGTTCCCCGATAAACACCTGAGTTTTAAGTATACCACAGTCAATGGCGTACATGAATTTTAA
- a CDS encoding nucleotide exchange factor GrpE, which yields MSINGKKHHENDDQFQNDQEHTTDNQSTEENNANTEAVTDGTAQQTQAAGEAEQLADALAEQKDKYIRLMAEFENYKRRTAKERIELIQTAGKDIIVSLLDVLDDCDRAEKQMGQDTDINHVKEGSLLVFNKFRKTLEAKGVKSMDSQGKEFDVETQEAIAEVPGTPEQSGKVIDVIQKGYLLNDKLIRFAKVVVGK from the coding sequence ATGAGTATAAATGGTAAAAAGCATCATGAAAATGATGATCAATTTCAGAATGATCAGGAACATACCACTGATAATCAATCAACTGAAGAAAATAATGCCAACACTGAAGCCGTTACAGACGGGACAGCACAACAAACACAGGCTGCAGGTGAGGCGGAGCAATTAGCCGACGCTTTGGCAGAACAAAAAGACAAATATATCCGCCTGATGGCGGAGTTTGAAAATTATAAAAGAAGAACAGCCAAGGAACGTATTGAATTGATACAGACTGCCGGTAAAGACATTATTGTCAGCCTGTTAGATGTGCTGGATGATTGCGACCGCGCCGAAAAACAAATGGGCCAGGATACAGATATCAACCATGTAAAAGAAGGCAGTCTGCTTGTTTTTAACAAATTCAGAAAAACGCTGGAAGCCAAGGGCGTTAAATCCATGGACAGCCAGGGAAAAGAATTTGATGTGGAGACCCAGGAAGCCATTGCCGAAGTGCCAGGGACACCTGAGCAAAGCGGCAAAGTCATCGATGTTATTCAAAAAGGCTATTTATTAAATGATAAACTGATTCGTTTCGCGAAAGTGGTGGTTGGGAAATAA
- the dnaJ gene encoding molecular chaperone DnaJ, whose protein sequence is MKRDYYEILSVTKTASGDEIKKAYRKVAMQFHPDRNPGDKEAEEKFKEAAEAYEVLSDADKRAKYDRYGHQAFGPGMNGGNPFGGGGMDMNDIFSQFGDIFGGGGFSDFFGGGGSRSSQGRGSKGSNLRVKIRLNYEEMAAGVTKNIKIKKYVTCSHCHGNGAKDSSSIETCKTCHGSGQVRKVQSTFLGQMQTVVVCPTCQGQGSTITAKCGHCKGDGRVYDEETVAINIPAGVYEGLQLSMSGKGNAGLRGGPAGDLLIAIEEEAHKELHRDGINVGYDLFISFPEAVFGAQVEVPTIGGRAKIKIPAGTQSGKIFRLKGKGFPDINGYNKGDQLINVNVWTPQTLSGEEKAALEAIKDSENFKPQPNKNEKSFFDKIKEVFS, encoded by the coding sequence ATGAAAAGAGATTATTATGAGATTCTGAGTGTCACCAAGACGGCCAGCGGTGATGAAATCAAAAAGGCCTATCGCAAGGTAGCCATGCAGTTTCATCCCGACCGTAACCCTGGTGACAAAGAAGCGGAGGAGAAGTTTAAAGAAGCAGCCGAAGCTTATGAAGTGCTGAGCGATGCCGATAAAAGAGCCAAGTATGACCGTTACGGGCATCAAGCCTTTGGCCCCGGCATGAATGGCGGTAATCCGTTTGGCGGCGGCGGCATGGATATGAATGATATCTTCAGCCAATTCGGGGATATCTTCGGAGGCGGTGGTTTTTCTGATTTCTTTGGCGGTGGCGGCTCAAGAAGCAGTCAGGGGCGCGGTTCCAAGGGTAGCAACCTCCGAGTAAAGATTCGCCTCAATTATGAGGAGATGGCTGCCGGTGTCACCAAAAATATTAAAATCAAAAAATATGTTACCTGTTCCCATTGCCATGGCAATGGTGCAAAGGACAGTAGCAGTATTGAAACCTGTAAGACCTGTCACGGCAGTGGCCAGGTAAGAAAAGTTCAGTCTACTTTCCTGGGCCAGATGCAGACGGTGGTAGTTTGTCCGACTTGTCAGGGCCAGGGTTCTACGATCACTGCGAAGTGCGGCCATTGTAAAGGTGATGGCAGGGTATACGATGAAGAAACAGTCGCTATCAATATTCCGGCTGGTGTTTACGAAGGCCTTCAGCTCAGCATGAGTGGCAAAGGCAATGCCGGCCTTAGAGGTGGCCCGGCAGGAGACCTGTTGATTGCGATTGAAGAAGAAGCCCATAAAGAGCTCCACCGGGACGGGATCAATGTTGGCTATGATTTATTTATTTCCTTCCCCGAAGCCGTATTTGGCGCGCAGGTGGAAGTACCGACAATTGGCGGCCGCGCGAAAATCAAGATTCCTGCCGGCACACAAAGCGGCAAAATATTCCGCCTCAAAGGCAAGGGGTTCCCGGATATCAATGGATATAACAAGGGGGATCAATTGATTAATGTCAATGTATGGACACCACAGACTTTATCCGGTGAAGAAAAGGCAGCACTTGAAGCGATAAAAGACTCAGAGAACTTTAAGCCCCAGCCCAATAAAAATGAGAAAAGTTTCTTTGATAAGATCAAAGAAGTCTTCTCTTGA
- a CDS encoding DNA topoisomerase IV subunit B has translation MTASNYDEGSIRSLDWREHIRLRPGMYIGKLGDGNAPDDGIYVLVKEVLDNCIDEHMMGFGTKIEITIEDRSVSARDYGRGVPLGKLVDVASKINTGAKYDSKAFQKSVGLNGVGIKAVNALSNYFKIESYREGKMRSADFEKGVLLNESKETKTSEPNGTFVHFVPDETVFKNFHFKPDYLDDLLWNYCYLNAGLTIYFNGKKYVSKNGLVDLLKRKANEDELRYPIVSLKGYDIEVAFSHGNDYGEDLYSFVNGQYTTQGGTHQQAFREAFVKTVRDFYKKDYDASDIRQSIVAALAVRVQEPVFESQTKTKLGSQYVVEGGQSMKSFVLEFMSRELDNYLHKNPTVADILKKRIEQSERERKELSGIKKLANERAKKANLHNKKLRDCKIHYNEEPSGKNKEDVLEKQQQTTIFITEGDSASGSITKSRNVDTQAVFSLRGKPLNCFGLSKKVVYENEEFNLLQHALNIEDGLDGLRYKNIVIATDADVDGMHIRLLLMTFFLQFFPDLVKQKHVYILETPLFRVRNKKETIYCYDETEKQAAIKKLGNKPEITRFKGLGEISPEEFGRFIGEDMRVQPVLLDQGAHIFSLLDYFMGKNTPQRQEFIIDNLKIELDLASEEDIKASQVA, from the coding sequence ATGACAGCATCAAATTATGACGAAGGAAGTATCCGGAGTCTCGACTGGCGGGAGCATATCCGTTTGAGGCCAGGTATGTATATCGGCAAATTGGGAGACGGCAACGCTCCTGATGACGGTATCTATGTACTGGTAAAAGAAGTACTGGATAACTGTATCGATGAGCATATGATGGGCTTCGGTACCAAGATTGAAATCACTATTGAAGATAGAAGCGTATCTGCCAGAGATTATGGCAGAGGTGTGCCGTTGGGCAAACTGGTCGACGTGGCCAGCAAGATTAACACCGGGGCGAAATATGACAGTAAGGCTTTCCAGAAAAGTGTCGGTCTGAATGGGGTGGGTATCAAGGCGGTTAATGCATTAAGCAATTATTTTAAGATTGAAAGTTACCGGGAAGGCAAAATGCGCAGTGCGGACTTCGAAAAAGGGGTACTGCTGAATGAGTCCAAGGAAACCAAGACCAGTGAGCCAAACGGTACTTTTGTCCATTTTGTTCCGGATGAGACTGTTTTTAAGAACTTTCATTTTAAGCCGGATTATCTGGATGATCTGCTCTGGAATTATTGCTACCTGAATGCCGGACTGACCATTTATTTTAACGGGAAGAAATATGTCAGCAAAAACGGCTTGGTAGACTTGCTCAAAAGAAAAGCGAATGAGGATGAACTTCGCTATCCGATCGTCTCTCTGAAAGGTTACGACATTGAAGTCGCTTTTTCTCATGGGAATGACTACGGAGAAGATCTCTACTCCTTCGTCAATGGCCAGTATACCACTCAGGGCGGTACGCATCAGCAGGCATTCAGAGAAGCATTTGTCAAGACCGTTCGCGATTTCTATAAAAAAGATTATGATGCTTCCGATATCCGGCAGAGTATCGTTGCCGCGCTGGCCGTGCGGGTACAGGAACCCGTGTTTGAAAGCCAGACCAAGACGAAGCTGGGATCTCAGTATGTCGTCGAAGGAGGCCAGAGTATGAAGAGTTTCGTGCTGGAGTTCATGTCCAGAGAACTGGATAACTACCTGCATAAGAATCCAACGGTGGCCGATATCCTGAAAAAAAGGATTGAACAAAGCGAAAGGGAACGCAAGGAGCTTTCCGGTATCAAAAAGCTGGCCAATGAGCGGGCTAAAAAGGCCAATCTGCACAACAAAAAGCTTAGGGATTGCAAGATCCATTATAATGAAGAGCCCAGTGGAAAGAATAAAGAGGATGTGCTGGAAAAACAACAGCAAACCACCATTTTTATTACCGAGGGAGACAGTGCGAGCGGAAGCATAACCAAAAGCCGGAATGTGGATACACAGGCGGTCTTCAGCCTGCGCGGTAAACCATTGAATTGCTTCGGACTATCCAAGAAAGTCGTTTATGAAAATGAGGAGTTCAACTTATTACAGCACGCGCTTAATATTGAAGACGGGCTGGATGGTCTTCGTTATAAGAATATCGTTATCGCGACAGATGCAGATGTGGATGGGATGCATATCCGGTTGCTCCTGATGACGTTTTTTCTGCAGTTCTTTCCTGATCTGGTCAAACAAAAGCACGTCTACATCCTGGAGACACCGCTGTTCAGGGTCCGTAATAAAAAGGAGACCATTTATTGTTATGACGAAACGGAAAAGCAGGCTGCCATCAAGAAATTAGGGAATAAGCCGGAAATTACCAGGTTCAAAGGCCTTGGTGAGATATCTCCTGAGGAATTCGGCCGTTTCATTGGTGAGGATATGCGTGTACAGCCTGTGCTATTGGATCAGGGGGCGCATATATTCAGCCTGCTGGATTATTTCATGGGTAAGAATACCCCCCAGCGACAGGAATTCATTATTGACAATCTTAAAATTGAACTGGATCTGGCCAGTGAAGAAGATATCAAGGCTTCACAAGTGGCATAG
- a CDS encoding RNA-guided endonuclease InsQ/TnpB family protein, which translates to MKKIIITYKFKLNPSKQDIALLNRHLGCVRLVYNMFLDRMKEQRLQTDICDGFYAQCRELTLLKKEDAFYFFNEVNSQSLHAALRVLRIADENHEEGRAGAPRHKSRKKKNSFIVPQRVYVDGNLLFIPKFKEGIRLIKHRDIKGEIKRCIVTRTTTGDFFVSIVCEKGHEPLKSTGKKVGLDMGIKNLVIASTGEKFENNSPTEKYARELAHAQRHLSRKQCGSMSWERQRLKVVAIHKKIANSRRDFSHKLSTLIIKSYDVICVEDLIVAGLLRNHALARRIADAAWGMLLRLLEQKAEWNNKQIVRVGRFFPSSKTCHVCGDINQGMKLSERQWTCKNGHKLDRDINAAINILMEGNRIIGAGLSE; encoded by the coding sequence ATGAAAAAAATTATTATTACATACAAGTTTAAATTGAATCCTTCAAAACAGGACATTGCCCTGCTGAACAGGCACTTGGGCTGTGTGCGTCTTGTTTATAATATGTTTTTAGACCGGATGAAAGAGCAACGGCTTCAAACGGACATTTGTGACGGTTTTTATGCTCAATGCCGGGAATTGACGCTATTAAAAAAAGAAGATGCTTTTTATTTTTTCAATGAGGTCAATAGTCAATCACTCCATGCGGCCTTACGCGTTTTAAGGATCGCTGATGAGAATCATGAAGAAGGGCGTGCCGGCGCACCGCGGCATAAATCCAGAAAGAAGAAAAATAGCTTTATCGTTCCCCAACGCGTTTATGTAGATGGAAATCTATTGTTTATCCCTAAATTCAAAGAAGGGATCAGGCTGATAAAACACCGCGATATTAAAGGTGAAATAAAGCGTTGTATTGTTACAAGAACAACAACGGGAGATTTTTTTGTATCTATTGTTTGTGAAAAGGGGCATGAACCTTTAAAATCTACCGGTAAAAAAGTTGGCCTGGACATGGGAATAAAAAACCTTGTTATCGCTTCGACAGGTGAAAAATTTGAAAATAATAGCCCGACAGAAAAATATGCGAGGGAACTTGCCCATGCCCAAAGACATCTTTCTCGAAAGCAATGCGGCTCTATGAGTTGGGAAAGGCAAAGGTTGAAGGTAGTGGCAATACATAAAAAAATCGCGAACTCAAGACGGGACTTTTCACACAAACTTTCAACGTTGATAATCAAATCGTATGATGTGATTTGTGTGGAAGATCTTATTGTAGCCGGATTGTTGAGAAATCATGCTCTGGCGAGGCGTATTGCAGATGCTGCTTGGGGGATGCTCCTCAGGCTTCTTGAGCAGAAGGCCGAATGGAATAATAAGCAGATTGTCAGGGTCGGACGCTTCTTTCCCTCCAGTAAAACCTGTCATGTCTGCGGAGATATTAACCAAGGGATGAAGCTATCTGAAAGACAATGGACTTGTAAGAATGGACATAAACTGGACAGGGATATCAACGCGGCTATCAATATCCTTATGGAAGGGAATAGAATAATCGGGGCGGGACTCTCCGAATAA
- a CDS encoding 50S ribosomal protein L25, whose amino-acid sequence MKTITIKGQLRTESGKSATRQIRSQENVPGVIYGGEKEINFHASAKDFKALVYTSEFQKAEVEIDGKKYTTIIKDLQFDRVTDKLIHIDLLELVEGKKLIATIPVKMEGNAEGVKAGGKLVTKLKSLKVKCYPKDLKEFISLDITNLALNENIRVEDVNEPDLEIMNSKRIPIASIVMTRQLRQEEAAADKEAKKK is encoded by the coding sequence ATGAAAACAATTACAATCAAAGGACAACTGAGGACCGAAAGCGGAAAAAGTGCCACCCGCCAAATTCGCTCTCAGGAGAACGTGCCAGGTGTAATTTATGGCGGTGAAAAGGAAATTAATTTCCATGCTTCTGCTAAAGATTTCAAAGCCCTGGTCTACACTAGTGAGTTTCAGAAAGCTGAAGTAGAAATCGATGGTAAAAAATATACGACCATCATCAAAGACCTGCAATTTGACAGAGTTACTGACAAGCTAATCCACATTGACTTGCTGGAACTGGTGGAAGGTAAGAAACTGATCGCTACCATCCCCGTTAAAATGGAAGGTAACGCAGAAGGTGTTAAAGCCGGTGGTAAACTGGTGACTAAACTGAAATCTCTGAAGGTTAAGTGTTATCCAAAAGATCTGAAAGAGTTTATCAGTCTGGATATTACTAACCTGGCCTTAAACGAGAACATCCGTGTGGAAGACGTAAATGAACCTGATCTGGAAATCATGAACTCCAAACGTATTCCTATCGCTTCAATCGTTATGACACGTCAGTTGCGTCAGGAAGAAGCAGCAGCGGATAAAGAAGCTAAGAAAAAATAG
- a CDS encoding ribose-phosphate pyrophosphokinase: MNPSVKIFSGTGSQALAEKIAQRFGAPLGKINVQKFSDGEIQPVFLESIRGDYVFLVQSTFAPTDNLMELLLMIDAAKRASASRIVAVIPYYGFARQDRKDRPRVAIGAKLVATLLEAAGADRVITMDLHAAQIQGFFDIPVDHLDSSAIFIPYIEQLKLKNLTFAAPDVGSTNRVREVANYFNAEMVICDKHRKRANEIASMVVIGDVVDKDIVLVDDICDTAGTLTKAAGLLMEKGARSVRALCTHPILSGNAYQTIENSVLDELVVCDTIPLKAQSDKIKVLSVADLFAIAIKNAHENKSISSLFFHSQLRERERTHGQRS, from the coding sequence ATGAATCCATCTGTCAAGATTTTTTCTGGAACCGGCTCTCAGGCGCTGGCAGAGAAAATCGCCCAACGCTTCGGGGCTCCCCTTGGTAAAATCAATGTTCAAAAGTTCAGCGACGGTGAAATTCAACCGGTTTTCCTGGAAAGCATCCGTGGAGACTATGTTTTTCTGGTGCAAAGTACTTTTGCTCCCACTGATAACCTGATGGAGCTGTTACTCATGATTGATGCGGCTAAAAGGGCCAGCGCCAGCAGAATTGTGGCCGTAATACCTTATTATGGCTTTGCCCGCCAGGATCGTAAGGATCGTCCTCGTGTGGCGATCGGTGCCAAGCTGGTGGCGACGCTTTTGGAGGCTGCCGGTGCGGACAGGGTGATCACCATGGATCTCCATGCTGCTCAGATTCAAGGGTTTTTCGATATTCCGGTGGACCATTTGGACAGTTCCGCCATATTTATTCCTTATATTGAGCAATTGAAACTAAAAAACCTTACCTTTGCGGCCCCTGATGTGGGTAGTACCAATAGAGTCAGGGAAGTGGCCAACTATTTCAATGCAGAAATGGTGATCTGTGACAAGCACAGAAAAAGGGCCAATGAAATAGCCAGTATGGTGGTAATAGGGGATGTAGTAGATAAAGATATTGTCCTGGTGGATGATATCTGTGATACAGCCGGAACTTTGACCAAAGCAGCAGGGCTGCTTATGGAAAAAGGCGCCAGAAGTGTTCGCGCTTTATGTACACATCCGATATTGAGCGGCAACGCCTACCAAACCATTGAAAACAGTGTTTTGGATGAATTGGTGGTTTGCGATACCATACCATTAAAGGCGCAGTCTGATAAGATCAAAGTACTCTCTGTCGCAGATTTATTCGCTATTGCGATCAAAAACGCACACGAGAATAAAAGTATCTCGAGCCTGTTCTTTCACTCTCAGCTAAGAGAAAGAGAGCGGACACATGGTCAGAGATCCTAG
- the radC gene encoding RadC family protein, giving the protein MNNVPIKNWAEDDRPREKLIAKGAASLSNAELLAILIITGSTKGSALDIAQELLAICDNKLNLLSRLSVHEILEYKIPGLGQAKAVAILAALSLSARKEQEDKSRQQITCSKDMADFLMPHMAHLQHEIFMVIYMNSANHIIKHKIISSGGLTGTTVDVRVILKMALQYNAVAFIISHNHPSGSLNPSEQDLAITRAIHSAAKTMDITMLDHIIISDHGFFSFLDNEFMK; this is encoded by the coding sequence ATGAACAACGTACCTATAAAAAACTGGGCAGAAGATGACCGGCCAAGGGAAAAGCTCATTGCCAAGGGAGCCGCGTCCCTCAGCAATGCAGAACTGCTGGCTATTTTGATCATTACCGGCAGTACCAAAGGTTCCGCCCTGGATATTGCCCAGGAATTGCTGGCCATTTGTGACAACAAGCTGAATTTGCTATCCCGGCTCTCCGTGCACGAAATACTGGAATACAAAATACCGGGCCTGGGCCAGGCCAAAGCCGTTGCTATCCTGGCGGCCTTATCGCTATCTGCGCGTAAAGAGCAGGAAGATAAATCCAGGCAGCAGATAACCTGCTCCAAGGATATGGCAGATTTCCTTATGCCTCATATGGCTCATTTACAACACGAAATCTTTATGGTCATCTATATGAATAGCGCTAATCATATCATCAAACATAAAATCATCAGTTCCGGCGGATTAACAGGTACTACCGTAGATGTACGGGTCATTCTGAAAATGGCTTTACAATATAATGCGGTTGCCTTTATCATCTCCCACAATCACCCCAGCGGTTCGCTCAATCCCAGTGAACAGGACCTGGCAATCACCAGGGCGATACACAGCGCCGCCAAGACAATGGATATTACCATGCTCGATCATATTATAATCTCTGATCATGGATTTTTCAGTTTTCTGGATAATGAATTCATGAAATAG